From a single Brassica oleracea var. oleracea cultivar TO1000 chromosome C5, BOL, whole genome shotgun sequence genomic region:
- the LOC106293718 gene encoding polygalacturonase inhibitor 1-like, which produces MKLLLCLSIFFISSLPSSYSCNSKDKNTLLQIKKHFNNTEFLSSWDPQTDCCTSWTGIECTNGRVTLFSMANYRTLYGQIPDQIGDLLELRTLEMSHMKLTGNIPRTITKLKHLVFIFLRWNKLSGPIPDYISELKSVTFLDISFNKFTGPIPGWLTQMPKLQTFQADNNSLTGPVPNSFGSFVGSVPNLFLKNNKLSGKIPESLSKMDFQAVVLKGNGFTGDGSMFFGGNKRTVQVDLSRNLFEFDLSKIKFGKSLAMLDLSHNRIFGTLPRELTQLRLERFNISYNRLCGKIPRGGQLQTFKSYEFAENRCLCGSPLKKAC; this is translated from the exons ATGAAGCTCCTTCTTTGTCTCTCTATCTTCTTCATCTCTTCTCTCCCATCCTCTTACAGCTGCAACTCAAAAGACAAAAACACCCTCCTTCAAATCAAGAAACATTTTAACAACACGGAATTCCTCTCCTCATGGGATCCTCAAACCGACTGTTGTACAAGCTGGACAGGCATCGAGTGCACTAACGGCCGCGTCACATTATTCTCTATGGCCAACTACAGAACCCTCTACGGTCAGATCCCTGACCAGATCGGTGACCTCCTTGAACTCCGTACACTCGAAATGAGTCACATGAAACTAACCGGAAACATACCACGCACCATCACCAAACTCAAGCACCTCGTCTTCATCTTCTTACGGTGGAACAAACTATCCGGTCCAATTCCTGATTACATCAGTGAGCTCAAAAGTGTTACGTTCTTGGACATCTCCTTTAACAAGTTTACCGGTCCTATTCCCGGTTGGCTTACTCAGATGCCTAAGCTTCAGACCTTTCAGGCCGACAACAATTCGCTAACCGGTCCTGTACCGAACTCTTTCGGTTCCTTCGTAGGCAGCGTCCCTAATCTCTTCTTGAAAAACAATAAGCTCTCAG GAAAAATACCGGAGTCGTTGTCAAAGATGGACTTTCAAGCAGTAGTTCTGAAGGGAAACGGTTTCACAGGAGATGGTTCGATGTTTTTCGGAGGGAACAAAAGAACAGTACAAGTGGATCTGTCGAGAAACTTGTTTGAGTTTGATCTCTCCAAGATTAAGTTCGGTAAGAGCCTAGCTATGTTGGATCTGAGCCATAACCGAATCTTCGGGACGCTTCCTAGGGAGCTGACTCAGCTACGTCTCGAGCGTTTCAACATTAGTTACAATCGTCTCTGCGGAAAAATCCCACGTGGTGGTCAACTTCAAACCTTTAAATCATATGAGTTCGCTGAGAACCGCTGTCTTTGTGGGTCCCCACTTAAGAAGGCTTGTTAA
- the LOC106294138 gene encoding nucleolar GTP-binding protein 1-like: protein MQFDFKHINVVPIGNEFFDHLNHSRVSDKSLKLNRLRKVYTRHVTNTHLTFRNKLSTILRDFPLPNDIHPLYMDLLRFVFDKDRYSFSLGQVNTAKDLIASIANDYANLLAFGGSLKECKALKASAVAGMFSVVNEITPGLAYLEQLRQHMGKLPLVDPDAPTILVSGYPHADKTRFVDGIVDFSAKSVAFVVGFSGYEGSMRCQVIDGVLDKPVFGDCDVVVDALALHLGDAIVLFFLDVSGTCGYSVADQVVFFHSVKAVFVDRPLLIVCDESDLMQMSEEDWRLIEEMDGGMGEEEEVGFKISNLRSEEGVISVKNVACERLLYQSGRLSCISLEEARVMRNKYIVAHQELDDDEHEVSDLFLDPDVLSRLVELEHEEGVKQSEEEQEEDDDDDDDFVIAEERFTEEHKDQLVAIRKIQPLRILIAFGFCILVGNTYGALQQCLSTLSF from the coding sequence ATGCAATTTGACTTCAAACATATAAACGTTGTCCCCATCGGCAACGAGTTCTTCGACCACCTCAACCATTCCCGCGTTTCAGACAAGAGTCTCAAACTCAACCGTCTCCGCAAAGTCTACACCCGCCACGTCACCAACACACACCTCACCTTCCGCAACAAACTCTCCACCATCCTCCGCGACTTCCCTCTCCCCAACGACATCCACCCTCTCTACATGGACCTTCTCCGCTTCGTTTTCGATAAAGATCGTTACAGCTTCTCCCTAGGTCAAGTCAACACCGCCAAAGACTTGATCGCAAGCATCGCTAACGACTACGCCAACCTTCTCGCGTTCGGTGGATCGCTTAAAGAGTGTAAAGCCTTGAAAGCGAGCGCTGTCGCTGGGATGTTTAGCGTTGTCAACGAGATCACTCCTGGTTTGGCTTACCTCGAGCAGTTGAGGCAGCACATGGGGAAGCTTCCTTTGGTTGACCCGGACGCTCCGACGATCTTGGTTTCGGGGTACCCTCATGCGGACAAGACTCGTTTTGTGGACGGGATCGTTGATTTTAGTGCAAAGTCTGTGGCTTTCGTTGTGGGTTTTAGTGGTTATGAAGGTTCGATGAGGTGTCAGGTGATTGATGGGGTTTTGGATAAGCCTGTGTTTGGAGATTGCGATGTTGTTGTCGACGCTTTGGCTCTTCATCTTGGGGATGCGATTGTGTTGTTCTTTTTGGATGTTTCTGGTACTTGTGGTTACAGCGTTGCGGATCAGGTTGTGTTTTTTCATAGCGTGAAGGCTGTGTTTGTGGACAGACCTTTGTTGATTGTTTGTGACGAGAGTGATTTGATGCAAATGTCTGAAGAAGATTGGAGACTGATTGAAGAGATGGATGGTGGAATGGGAGAAGAAGAAGAAGTGGGGTTTAAGATTAGTAATTTGAGGAGTGAGGAAGGTGTTATCTCTGTGAAGAATGTTGCTTGCGAGAGGCTGTTATATCAAAGTGGGAGACTCAGTTGCATTTCTCTGGAAGAAGCTAGGGTAATGAGGAACAAATACATCGTGGCTCATCAAGAGCTTGATGATGATGAGCATGAAGTTTCAGACTTGTTTCTTGATCCAGACGTTTTGTCTAGGCTTGTGGAGCTGGAACACGAAGAAGGAGTAAAGCAGTCTGAGGAAGAACAAGAAGAAGATGATGATGATGATGATGATTTTGTGATTGCTGAGGAGCGTTTTACCGAAGAGCATAAGGATCAACTTGTTGCCATTCGCAAGATACAACCCTTGAGGATATTAATAGCCTTTGGTTTTTGTATCCTTGTGGGGAATACTTATGGAGCCCTTCAACAATGTCTCTCAACTCTAAGTTTTTGA
- the LOC106292343 gene encoding glutathione S-transferase T3-like, producing MDSTNPYSHYNSSFVDLLSSQQDPFRSEGLSQFPVFNSQSTATSTFGDDTPTERKERKKWTPTEDVVLISSWLNTSKDPVVGNEQKVGAFWKRIAAYYAASPNVANSEKREAIQCKQRWQKIIDLVSKFCGSYEAATRQKTSGQNDGYVVKLAHEIFYNDHKIKFNLHHAWEELRNDQKWCELATSKLDGSSKKRRCEDGAQSESSHGTINLDDPPTKRPVGVKAAKGGRSKRGMEDDKSLSAFHTMWSLKEKDLARKEKLKRMCLLDRLLAKTEPLSEEEEALKKKLIREMLAN from the coding sequence ATGGATTCTACAAATCCATATAGTCATTACAACTCGAGCTTTGTTGATCTTTTGAGCAGTCAACAAGACCCGTTTCGTTCTGAGGGTTTATCACAGTTCCCTGTCTTTAATAGTCAGTCTACTGCAACTTCAACCTTTGGTGATGACACACCTACCGAGCGCAAAGAAAGGAAGAAATGGACTCCCACAGAGGACGTAGTGCTCATAAGCTCATGGTTGAACACAAGCAAGGATCCTGTGGTTGGCAATGAGCAAAAGGTGGGAGCATTCTGGAAACGGATAGCAGCTTACTATGCAGCCTCACCAAATGTCGCAAACAGTGAAAAGCGAGAGGCTATTCAGTGTAAGCAAAGGTGGCAGAAGATTATCGACCTTGTTTCCAAGTTTTGTGGCTCATATGAGGCGGCAACAAGGCAGAAAACAAGTGGGCAGAACGACGGTTATGTTGTTAAGCTTGCCCACGAAATCTTTTATAACGATCACAAGATCAAATTCAACCTTCACCACGCTTGGGAGGAGTTGCGCAATGACCAGAAATGGTGTGAACTTGCAACTTCTAAGCTTGATGGTAGCTCTAAAAAGAGAAGGTGTGAGGATGGTGCACAATCTGAAAGCTCACACGGAACTATCAATCTAGATGATCCACCCACCAAACGACCTGTTGGTGTTAAGGCAGCTAAAGGAGGAAGAAGTAAGAGAGGTATGGAGGATGACAAGTCTCTCTCCGCGTTTCATACCATGTGGTCTCTCAAAGAGAAAGACTTGGCACGCAAGGAAAAACTGAAACGGATGTGTCTGCTAGACAGACTCCTTGCGAAAACAGAGCCATTATCTGAAGAAGAAGAAGCTCTAAAGAAGAAGTTGATCAGAGAGATGTTGGCTAATTAG
- the LOC106292344 gene encoding zinc finger protein ZAT5-like, whose protein sequence is MEAFEELIATSKEQSLILKGKRTKRQRPKSHVPFSISPPIVSCPARDVIAEYTYLDSKENALGNNVENHKKDGVITSSSSSASWSSNNNPTTSKAEEDEENLDIASCLIVLSQGHSLPHLKIPNHETNNNNTYKFSSRRFLETSSSNGGGKADSCVYQCKPCDGTFSSFQALGGHRASHKKHKATSFYSNLDHVFVYDDMYVQMLELI, encoded by the exons ATGGAAGCGTTCGAAGAGCTGATAGCAACCTCAAAGGAGCAATCACTGATCCTGAAAGGGAAGCGGACAAAGCGACAACGTCCAAAATCACATGTTCCTTTCTCTATCTCTCCTCCTATAGTTTCTTGCCCCGCACGCGACGTTATAGCGGAATACACTTATCTTGATTCCAAAGAAAACGCCTTAGGCAATAATGTGGAGAACCACAAGAAGGATGGTGTGATCACGTCTTCATCTTCGTCAGCCTCTTGGTCTTCTAACAACAACCCAACAACATCGAAAGCCGAAGAAGACGAGGAAAATCTAGATATAGCCAGTTGTTTGATCGTCCTTTCCCAAGGCCACTCTCTTCCACATCTCAAGATACCTAACCACGAAACAAACAACAATAACACGTATAAATTTAGCAGCAGGAGGTTCCTAGAGACTTCTTCATCTAACGGTGGTGGTAAAGCTGACAGCTGCGTTTATCAGTGCAAACCATGTGACGGGACCTTCTCTTCTTTTCAGGCTTTAGGTGGCCATAGAGCTAGCCACAAGAAACATAAGGCAACCTCCTTTTATTCCAACCTTGACCACGTTTTTGTGTACGATGACATGTATGTTCAGATG TTGGAGCTAATATGA
- the LOC106343966 gene encoding polygalacturonase inhibitor 1-like: protein MRQSNPTQTTMKLLLHLSIFFAILFISLPSSYSCNTVEKNALLQIKKSFNNPRKFSSWNPQTDCCTTWSGVKCTNGRVTDLSLFSSKLYGQIPDQIGDLLELRSLFLTYLPHLTGNIPRTITKLKNLDSLILRHNNLSGPIPDNIGELKKLRFLDLSYNQFTGPIPGSLSQMPKLETIIVEHNKLTGSIPNSFGSFVGEVPNLYLSNNKLSGNIPESLSKNDFNGVFLSKNSFTGDGSMFFGRNKSTISLDLSRNMFEFDLSKVQFARGIVDLDLSHNRIFGSLPRELIELRGLKLFNVSHNRLCGKIPRGGLLQSFKSYVFAHNRCLCGTPLKAC from the exons ATGCGACAAAGTAACCCCACTCAAACCACAATGAAGCTCCTTCTTCATCTCTCTATCTTCTTCGCCATTCTCTTCATCTCTCTCCCATCCTCTTACAGCTGCAACACAGTCGAGAAAAATGCCCTCCTTCAAATCAAGAAATCTTTTAACAACCCACGAAAATTCTCCTCATGGAATCCTCAGACCGACTGCTGTACTACCTGGAGCGGCGTCAAATGCACTAACGGCCGCGTCACAGACCTCTCTCTCTTTTCCAGTAAACTCTATGGTCAGATCCCTGACCAAATCGGTGACCTCCTTGAACTCCGTTCACTTTTTTTAACTTACTTGCCACATCTCACCGGAAACATACCACGTACCATCACCAAACTCAAGAACCTTGACTCCCTCATTTTAAGGCATAACAATCTCTCCGGTCCAATTCCTGATAATATCGGCGAGCTCAAAAAGCTAAGGTTCCTTGACCTTTCCTATAACCAGTTTACCGGTCCTATTCCCGGTTCGCTTTCCCAAATGCCGAAGCTTGAGACCATTATAGTCGAACACAATAAGTTAACCGGTTCTATACCGAACTCATTCGGCTCCTTTGTAGGCGAAGTACCTAATCTCTACTTGTCTAACAATAAGCTCTCAG GAAACATACCGGAGTCGTTGTCAAAGAACGACTTTAACGGAGTATTTCTGTCGAAAAACAGTTTCACAGGAGATGGTTCGATGTTTTTCGGACGAAACAAATCAACAATATCATTGGATCTGTCGAGAAATATGTTTGAATTCGATCTCTCCAAGGTTCAGTTCGCTAGGGGCATAGTTGACTTGGATCTGAGCCATAACCGAATCTTCGGGAGCCTTCCTAGGGAGCTGATCGAGCTACGCGGTCTCAAGCTTTTCAACGTTAGTCACAATCGTCTCTGTGGAAAAATCCCACGTGGTGGTCTCCTTCAGTCCTTTAAATCATATGTATTCGCTCACAACCGCTGTCTTTGTGGAACTCCTCTTAAGGCTTGTTAA